In the genome of Pseudomonas sp. LBUM920, one region contains:
- the cbiB gene encoding adenosylcobinamide-phosphate synthase CbiB: MSVALLCVAAVALDALLGEPRRWHPLVAFGNFAGRIEQRFNSGGRGWRSHGVTAWFIAVVPLTLLATVLSWAPYIGWVLEILALYMALGMRSLGEHVLPVAQALRSGDLDEARKRVSYLVSRQTSELDSTEVARAATESVLENGSDAVFAALFWFVVAGVPGVVLYRLSNTLDAMWGYRNERFERFGWAAAKIDDVLNYIPARLVALTYAVLGKTRLALKCWRTQAPTWDSPNAGPVMAAGAGALGVELGGAAIYHGELHQRAQLGEGPAADADAIERGWQLVQRGVWLWLLILCAGAQFYA, translated from the coding sequence ATGAGTGTGGCCTTGCTGTGTGTCGCTGCGGTGGCGCTGGATGCGCTGCTGGGCGAGCCCAGGCGCTGGCATCCGCTGGTGGCGTTCGGCAACTTTGCCGGGCGTATCGAGCAACGTTTCAACAGCGGCGGCCGCGGGTGGCGCAGCCATGGCGTGACCGCCTGGTTTATCGCGGTGGTGCCGCTGACGTTGCTGGCCACCGTGTTGTCGTGGGCGCCGTATATCGGCTGGGTGCTGGAGATTCTGGCGCTGTACATGGCGCTGGGCATGCGCAGCCTTGGCGAGCACGTGCTTCCAGTCGCCCAGGCGTTGCGCAGCGGTGACCTGGATGAAGCGCGTAAACGCGTGAGCTACCTCGTCAGCCGTCAGACCAGCGAACTGGACAGCACTGAAGTCGCGCGCGCTGCGACTGAATCGGTGCTCGAGAACGGCAGCGATGCGGTGTTCGCCGCGCTGTTCTGGTTTGTCGTGGCCGGCGTGCCCGGCGTGGTGCTTTATCGCCTGAGCAACACCCTTGATGCCATGTGGGGTTATCGCAACGAGCGCTTTGAGCGTTTCGGCTGGGCGGCGGCAAAAATCGACGATGTGCTCAACTACATTCCTGCGCGTCTGGTGGCGTTGACCTACGCGGTACTCGGCAAAACCCGCCTGGCGCTTAAATGCTGGCGCACCCAGGCGCCGACCTGGGACAGCCCCAACGCCGGGCCGGTGATGGCAGCCGGTGCGGGCGCTCTGGGTGTTGAATTGGGCGGGGCGGCGATTTATCACGGCGAGCTGCATCAGCGTGCGCAGTTGGGCGAAGGCCCAGCGGCCGATGCCGACGCCATCGAGCGTGGCTGGCAACTGGTGCAGCGCGGCGTATGGTTATGGCTGTTGATCCTGTGCGCGGGGGCGCAATTTTATGCTTGA
- the bluB gene encoding 5,6-dimethylbenzimidazole synthase gives MTDNAFPQADRDAVYRAIAERRDMRHFTGGSVAPELLQRLLQAAHQAPSVGLMQPWRFIRISDRALRGQIQQLVEEERVRTAEALGQRSDDFMKLKVEGIHDCAEVLVAALMDDRERHIFGRRTLPEMDMASLSCAIQNLWLAARVEGLGMGWVSLFEPQALADLLRLPAGAKPLAVLCLGPVAEFYPAPMLQLEGWTEPRPLSDMVYENVWGVSQ, from the coding sequence ATGACGGACAACGCCTTCCCCCAAGCCGACCGCGACGCCGTCTACCGCGCTATCGCCGAACGCCGCGACATGCGCCACTTCACCGGCGGCAGCGTGGCCCCCGAGTTGCTGCAACGCCTGCTCCAGGCCGCACACCAGGCGCCCAGCGTCGGCTTGATGCAACCGTGGCGATTCATCCGAATCAGTGACCGCGCGCTGCGCGGCCAAATCCAACAGTTGGTGGAAGAAGAGCGCGTGCGCACCGCCGAGGCTCTGGGCCAGCGCTCCGACGACTTCATGAAGCTCAAGGTCGAAGGCATCCATGACTGCGCCGAAGTGCTGGTGGCCGCGCTGATGGATGATCGCGAGCGCCACATCTTTGGCCGGCGCACCTTGCCGGAAATGGACATGGCCTCGTTATCCTGTGCAATCCAGAACCTGTGGTTGGCCGCCCGCGTCGAAGGCCTTGGGATGGGCTGGGTTTCGTTGTTCGAACCCCAGGCCCTGGCCGACCTACTGCGGCTGCCGGCGGGTGCAAAGCCCTTGGCGGTGTTGTGCCTGGGCCCGGTGGCCGAGTTCTACCCGGCACCAATGTTGCAACTCGAAGGCTGGACCGAACCTCGGCCGCTGAGTGACATGGTGTATGAGAATGTGTGGGGAGTGAGTCAATGA
- a CDS encoding cobyric acid synthase, whose translation MSTLMVQGTTSDAGKSTLVTALCRWLVRQGIGVVPFKPQNMALNSAVTAEGGEIGRAQAVQAQAANLAPHTDMNPVLLKPNSDTGSQVIIHGRAVTSMNAVAYHDYKAIAMQAVLASHARLSEVYPVVMVEGAGSPAEINLRANDIANMGFAEAVDCPVLLIADINRGGVFAHLVGTLQLLSPTEQARVKGFIINRFRGDIALLQPGLDWLEARTGKPVVGVLPYVMDLHLEAEDGIDRRQIDKAAQVLKVVVPVLPRISNHTDFDPLRLHPQVDLQFIGPGQAIPAADLIILPGSKSVRSDLAYLRANGWDTAIARHLRYGGKVLGICGGLQMLGEQVHDPLGLEGLAGSSEALGLLAFSTTLEQEKQLRNVRGRLLLEDAEVSGYEIHAGVTSGSALLNAAVLLDDGRRDGVLSEDGQILGTYLHGVFETPAACSALLRWAGLQDVQEVDYHALRERDIERLADLVENHLDTELLRKLCGI comes from the coding sequence ATGAGTACGTTGATGGTGCAAGGCACCACGTCTGACGCCGGTAAAAGCACGCTGGTGACCGCGCTGTGCCGTTGGTTGGTACGCCAAGGCATTGGCGTGGTGCCGTTCAAACCACAGAACATGGCACTCAACAGCGCCGTCACCGCTGAGGGCGGCGAAATCGGCCGCGCCCAGGCCGTGCAGGCCCAGGCCGCCAATCTGGCACCGCACACCGACATGAACCCGGTGCTGCTCAAGCCCAACAGTGACACCGGCTCCCAAGTGATTATCCATGGCCGTGCCGTGACCAGCATGAACGCCGTGGCCTATCACGACTACAAGGCCATCGCGATGCAGGCGGTGCTCGCCTCTCATGCACGGTTGAGCGAGGTCTACCCGGTGGTGATGGTGGAAGGCGCGGGCTCCCCGGCGGAGATTAATCTGCGCGCCAATGACATCGCCAATATGGGCTTCGCCGAGGCGGTGGACTGCCCGGTGTTGTTGATCGCCGATATCAATCGCGGCGGCGTGTTTGCGCATCTGGTCGGCACCCTCCAATTGCTGTCGCCGACCGAGCAGGCACGGGTCAAAGGCTTCATTATCAATCGCTTTCGCGGTGATATCGCGCTGTTGCAGCCGGGGCTCGATTGGCTCGAAGCGCGCACCGGCAAGCCGGTGGTGGGCGTGCTGCCCTACGTGATGGACCTGCACCTGGAAGCCGAAGACGGCATTGACCGGCGTCAGATCGACAAGGCCGCCCAGGTACTCAAGGTGGTGGTACCGGTGTTGCCGCGCATCAGCAACCACACGGATTTTGACCCGCTGCGTTTACATCCCCAGGTGGATTTACAGTTTATCGGCCCAGGCCAGGCCATTCCGGCTGCCGACCTGATTATCCTGCCGGGCTCCAAAAGCGTGCGCAGCGATCTGGCCTATTTGCGCGCCAACGGCTGGGACACTGCCATTGCGCGGCACTTGCGCTATGGCGGCAAGGTGCTGGGGATTTGCGGCGGCCTGCAGATGCTCGGCGAGCAGGTGCATGACCCGCTCGGCCTGGAAGGCTTGGCCGGTTCCAGCGAGGCTCTCGGGTTGCTGGCGTTCAGCACGACGCTGGAACAAGAGAAACAATTGCGCAATGTGCGCGGACGGTTGCTGCTGGAGGACGCCGAGGTCAGTGGTTATGAAATCCATGCCGGCGTGACCTCCGGAAGTGCCTTGTTGAACGCTGCCGTGCTGTTGGATGACGGCCGCCGTGACGGTGTCCTGAGTGAGGACGGTCAGATTCTTGGCACCTATCTGCACGGCGTGTTCGAAACCCCGGCGGCGTGCAGTGCGTTACTGCGTTGGGCCGGGCTGCAGGATGTGCAAGAGGTGGATTATCACGCCCTGCGCGAACGCGACATTGAGCGCCTCGCGGACTTGGTGGAGAACCATCTGGACACCGAACTGTTGCGCAAGCTATGCGGGATCTGA
- a CDS encoding MarR family winged helix-turn-helix transcriptional regulator: MLASQCLCTNLRRAARGVSRHYDGALDGFGINVAQYSLLCNLQRLDQPSISSLAEAMGLDRSTLGRNLRVLEGEGLVQLVEGDDLRNRLVVLTVAGEERLAAALPAWEAAQQKLIDQLGAEKRETLLALLDELA, encoded by the coding sequence ATGCTTGCCTCCCAATGTTTATGCACCAACCTGCGACGTGCCGCCCGTGGCGTCAGCAGGCATTACGACGGCGCTCTCGACGGCTTCGGGATCAACGTTGCCCAGTATTCTTTGCTGTGTAACCTGCAGCGCCTCGATCAACCGAGCATTTCCAGCCTGGCCGAAGCCATGGGCCTGGACCGCAGTACCCTGGGGCGCAACCTGCGGGTATTGGAGGGCGAGGGCTTGGTGCAGTTGGTCGAGGGCGATGACCTGCGTAACCGCTTGGTGGTGTTGACCGTCGCCGGCGAAGAACGCCTGGCTGCCGCGTTGCCGGCTTGGGAGGCGGCGCAGCAGAAATTGATAGATCAGTTGGGCGCCGAAAAGCGCGAAACCTTGTTGGCCTTGCTGGACGAACTCGCCTGA
- the cobU gene encoding bifunctional adenosylcobinamide kinase/adenosylcobinamide-phosphate guanylyltransferase: MYQLILGGARSGKSRLAEKLASDCGLHVLYIATSQPLDGEMNERVALHRQRRPDHWGLIEEPIELARVLRESAAADRCLLVDCLTLWLTNLLMLENPARLAFERDQLLQTLVSLPGEIIFVSNETGMGVVPLGELTRRYVDEAGWLHQALAERCQRVVLTVAGLPLTLKGTAL; this comes from the coding sequence ATGTATCAACTGATCCTCGGCGGCGCCCGTTCCGGCAAGAGCCGCCTCGCCGAAAAGCTGGCGAGTGACTGTGGCTTGCATGTTCTCTATATCGCCACCAGCCAGCCGCTGGACGGCGAGATGAACGAGCGCGTCGCACTGCATCGCCAGCGCCGTCCCGATCACTGGGGGCTGATCGAAGAACCCATCGAGCTGGCGCGTGTATTGCGCGAAAGCGCCGCCGCCGACCGCTGCCTGCTGGTGGATTGCCTGACCCTGTGGCTCACCAATTTGTTGATGCTGGAGAACCCGGCACGCCTGGCGTTCGAGCGCGATCAACTGCTGCAAACCCTGGTCTCGCTGCCGGGTGAAATCATTTTTGTCAGCAACGAAACCGGAATGGGTGTCGTGCCGCTGGGCGAATTGACTCGCCGCTATGTGGATGAAGCCGGTTGGCTGCATCAAGCCTTGGCCGAGCGGTGTCAGCGTGTGGTCCTGACCGTCGCCGGCCTGCCCCTGACTTTGAAAGGTACTGCGTTATGA
- a CDS encoding OmpP1/FadL family transporter yields the protein MKKVMLKTTLSLTVAMASSQLFASGFALNEQDVAGMGTGFAGRSSSADNASTVYGNPAGMARLEGQQITGGVAAIDASTDIKNASGRSFGSNKGDMVPFTAVPFGFYTNKLNDQWAVGVGVYAPFGLVTDYERGFQGRSFGSYSKVSVITLQPTVSYAFNDRVSIGFGPTINRISGKLESELALSTNPAVPNSNVTIKGDDTAVGFNVGVLVQATDTTRVGLTYHSKVSYKLDGHTEVTAPTPTAPLLASGRYDASLSIDTPESYDLSVTQDLSDAWKLYAGSTWTRWSRLKDITVDNQGVTRAGGLAAPQIVGTISEPQNWHDTWAYALGTSYQVTKQVVLRTGLTFDQSPTNNTDRSPRIPTGDRTIFSVGLGYEVMPNMIVDVAYSYLKEEPVKVNKANALGSSYSAKYENSANGFGLGVTYKF from the coding sequence ATGAAAAAAGTAATGCTCAAGACCACACTTAGCCTCACCGTTGCCATGGCATCCTCCCAACTGTTCGCAAGCGGCTTTGCCCTGAACGAACAAGACGTCGCCGGAATGGGTACGGGTTTCGCAGGCCGCTCTTCTTCTGCCGATAACGCCAGCACTGTCTACGGTAACCCTGCCGGTATGGCTCGCCTCGAAGGCCAGCAGATTACGGGTGGTGTTGCCGCTATCGATGCCTCGACTGACATCAAAAACGCCAGCGGCCGTTCTTTCGGCAGCAACAAAGGCGACATGGTGCCATTCACGGCGGTCCCGTTTGGTTTCTACACCAACAAACTCAATGATCAGTGGGCCGTCGGCGTTGGTGTCTATGCACCTTTCGGCCTGGTGACCGATTATGAGAGGGGCTTCCAGGGTCGCTCGTTCGGCAGCTACAGCAAAGTGTCGGTTATCACCTTGCAGCCAACCGTCAGCTACGCCTTCAACGACCGGGTTTCCATCGGTTTCGGCCCGACCATCAACCGTATTTCCGGCAAGCTGGAATCGGAGCTGGCCCTGTCGACCAACCCTGCCGTCCCGAATAGCAACGTCACAATCAAAGGTGACGATACGGCTGTTGGCTTCAACGTCGGCGTGCTGGTACAAGCCACCGATACCACGCGCGTGGGCCTGACTTACCACTCCAAAGTCAGCTACAAGCTTGATGGCCACACCGAAGTCACGGCACCGACCCCGACGGCTCCACTGCTGGCAAGCGGCCGCTACGATGCGTCGTTGAGCATTGATACGCCAGAGTCTTACGACCTGTCCGTGACACAGGACCTGAGCGATGCCTGGAAACTCTACGCCGGTTCCACCTGGACTCGCTGGAGCCGCCTGAAAGACATCACTGTCGACAACCAGGGCGTTACCCGAGCTGGCGGCCTTGCCGCTCCGCAGATCGTGGGTACCATCAGCGAGCCACAGAACTGGCATGACACCTGGGCCTATGCCTTGGGTACTTCGTACCAAGTCACCAAACAAGTGGTACTGCGTACCGGCCTGACTTTCGACCAGTCGCCAACCAACAACACTGACCGTTCGCCACGCATCCCTACCGGCGACCGGACCATTTTCAGTGTTGGCCTGGGCTACGAAGTAATGCCGAACATGATCGTCGACGTGGCTTACTCCTACCTGAAGGAAGAGCCAGTCAAGGTCAACAAGGCCAACGCGCTGGGTTCGTCCTACAGCGCCAAGTACGAAAACAGCGCCAACGGCTTCGGCCTGGGCGTGACGTACAAGTTCTGA
- a CDS encoding glutathione peroxidase — protein MLMRWLAVPVLMAVGSVAVAASCPPLLEGQLPKLRAKESIDLCQRFAGKPLVIVNTASFCGFAPQFKGLEALYQRYKSQGLEVIGVPSDDFKQEAKTGEETAKVCYVNYGVTFTMTEPQTVKGPDAVHLFKILAQQTSAPKWNFYKYVVDRQGKVIANFSSLTKPDSPDLIKAVEAALASKP, from the coding sequence ATGCTGATGCGCTGGCTCGCTGTACCCGTCCTGATGGCTGTAGGCAGTGTGGCCGTGGCCGCCAGCTGTCCGCCCTTGCTGGAGGGGCAATTGCCCAAGTTACGGGCCAAGGAATCCATCGATTTGTGCCAGCGCTTTGCCGGCAAACCCCTGGTCATCGTCAATACCGCGAGCTTTTGTGGTTTCGCGCCGCAATTCAAGGGCCTCGAAGCGTTGTATCAGCGCTACAAGAGCCAGGGTCTTGAAGTGATCGGCGTGCCGTCCGATGACTTCAAGCAGGAAGCCAAGACCGGTGAAGAGACCGCCAAAGTCTGCTACGTGAATTACGGCGTGACCTTCACGATGACCGAGCCGCAGACGGTCAAGGGGCCGGATGCGGTGCACCTGTTCAAGATTCTGGCGCAGCAGACCAGCGCGCCGAAGTGGAATTTCTATAAGTACGTGGTGGATCGCCAGGGTAAGGTGATTGCCAACTTTTCCAGTTTGACCAAGCCGGACAGCCCGGACCTGATCAAGGCGGTGGAGGCTGCACTGGCCTCGAAGCCCTGA
- the cobD gene encoding threonine-phosphate decarboxylase CobD, translating to MLEHGGRLRKAVIEYGIAEADWLDLSSGLAPWPWPIPEIPLRAWARLPETDDGLEKAASEYYGAAHVLPVAGSQAAIQLLPRLRRSGKVGVLSPCYAEHAEAWRRAGYVVREVQEQEVDFFLDGLDVLVVVNPNNPTGLSLPPQRLLDWHSRLAQRGGWLVVDEAFMDVTPQLSLASQAHQVGLIVLRSFGKFFGLAGVRLGFVLAERKLLKLLAEQLGPWAVSGPTRVLGQVCLRDTTGHAEQRHRCIEAGQRLFALLERHGFEPQGGCALFQWLITPHAERLHEFMAQRGILLRLFVHDSSLRFGLPDTEADWLRLDEALAAYKDAA from the coding sequence ATGCTTGAGCACGGTGGCCGGCTGCGTAAGGCAGTGATTGAGTACGGGATTGCCGAGGCGGACTGGCTCGACCTGTCCAGCGGCCTGGCGCCCTGGCCGTGGCCGATTCCCGAGATTCCGTTGCGGGCCTGGGCGCGATTGCCGGAAACCGACGACGGCCTGGAAAAGGCCGCCAGCGAGTACTACGGCGCCGCCCACGTGTTGCCGGTGGCGGGTTCCCAGGCGGCGATTCAGTTGCTGCCGCGCTTGCGTCGCTCCGGCAAGGTCGGCGTGTTGTCGCCGTGTTATGCCGAACACGCCGAAGCCTGGCGCCGCGCCGGTTACGTGGTGCGTGAAGTGCAGGAGCAGGAAGTCGACTTTTTTCTCGACGGCCTCGACGTGCTGGTGGTGGTCAATCCGAATAACCCCACCGGCCTGAGTCTGCCGCCGCAGCGCCTGCTCGACTGGCACTCACGGCTGGCCCAGCGCGGCGGCTGGCTGGTGGTGGACGAAGCGTTCATGGACGTGACCCCGCAATTGAGCCTCGCCAGCCAGGCCCATCAAGTCGGCCTGATTGTGTTGCGCTCATTCGGCAAGTTCTTTGGCCTGGCCGGTGTGCGCCTGGGCTTTGTGCTGGCGGAACGCAAGCTGCTCAAGCTGTTGGCCGAACAGCTTGGCCCGTGGGCAGTCAGTGGGCCGACGCGGGTGCTTGGCCAGGTGTGCCTGCGCGATACGACCGGGCATGCCGAGCAGCGTCATCGCTGTATCGAAGCCGGCCAGCGCTTGTTCGCGCTGCTTGAGCGGCACGGCTTTGAGCCCCAGGGCGGCTGCGCGTTGTTCCAATGGCTGATCACCCCGCACGCCGAACGCCTGCACGAATTCATGGCCCAACGCGGCATCCTGCTGCGCCTGTTTGTCCACGACAGCAGCCTGCGCTTTGGTCTGCCCGACACTGAGGCCGATTGGTTGCGACTCGACGAGGCCCTGGCCGCTTACAAGGACGCCGCATGA
- a CDS encoding adenosylcobinamide-GDP ribazoletransferase codes for MLAFWIALQFLSSLPIRLPGMPQPQELGRSLLFYPVVGLLFGLLLWALNTALMGAPLLLHAALVLTAWVLLSGGLHLDGLADSADAWLGGFGDRERTLTIMKDPRSGPIAVVTLGLVLLLKFTALVALIEQHNGTALILAPLIGRASMLALFLTTRYVRAGGLGQALSDHLPRIVGQQVLILSGLACVLIGGFSGGIAVLLAALCFIGLRQLMVNRLGGTTGDTAGALLELLEVAVLVGLAL; via the coding sequence ATGCTGGCGTTCTGGATCGCCCTGCAATTTCTCAGCAGCCTGCCGATTCGCCTGCCCGGCATGCCGCAGCCTCAGGAATTGGGGCGTTCGTTGCTGTTTTACCCGGTGGTGGGGTTGCTGTTCGGGCTGCTGTTGTGGGCCCTGAACACAGCCCTGATGGGCGCACCGTTATTGCTGCATGCTGCGCTGGTGCTGACCGCCTGGGTGTTGCTCAGTGGTGGCTTGCATCTGGACGGCCTGGCGGACAGCGCCGATGCCTGGCTTGGTGGCTTTGGCGACCGCGAGCGCACGCTGACCATCATGAAAGACCCGCGTAGCGGGCCGATTGCCGTGGTCACTCTGGGGCTGGTGTTGTTGCTCAAATTCACCGCACTGGTGGCCTTGATCGAGCAGCACAACGGCACGGCGCTGATTCTGGCGCCGCTGATCGGGCGTGCGTCGATGCTCGCGCTGTTCCTTACCACGCGTTACGTTCGTGCAGGCGGTTTGGGCCAGGCACTGTCGGATCATTTACCCAGGATCGTCGGCCAACAGGTGCTGATCCTCAGCGGTCTGGCCTGCGTCCTGATCGGCGGTTTCAGTGGCGGGATCGCTGTTTTACTCGCTGCGCTGTGCTTTATCGGGCTGCGTCAGTTGATGGTCAACCGGCTGGGTGGCACCACGGGTGACACGGCCGGCGCATTGTTGGAGTTGCTGGAAGTCGCGGTTTTGGTCGGCTTGGCGCTGTAA
- the cobT gene encoding nicotinate-nucleotide--dimethylbenzimidazole phosphoribosyltransferase has translation MTDSWWLNPCKAVDTSAHEHALARQQQLTKPAGSLGQLEAIAVQLAGLQGQVKPAVDQVWIAIFAGDHGVVAEGVSAFPQEVTGQMLHNFVTGGAAISVLARQLNAQLEVVDLGTVTPSLDLPGVRHLNIGAGTANFVNGPAMTAAQGRLALHAGRDSAHRALQSGAQLFIGGEMGIGNTTAASALACALLDCQVSDLTGPGTGLNAQGVSHKVAVIERALALHAAQRDDALNTLFNLGGFEIAALVGAYLACAQEGIVVLVDGFICTVAALVATRLNPASREWLVFGHRGAEPGHRHVLHSLDAQPLLELGLRLGEGSGAALAVPLLRLACALHGQMATFAEAAVADRPA, from the coding sequence ATGACTGACTCCTGGTGGCTCAACCCCTGCAAGGCCGTCGACACTTCGGCGCATGAACACGCGCTGGCTCGTCAGCAGCAACTGACCAAGCCAGCCGGCTCGCTCGGCCAGCTCGAAGCCATAGCGGTGCAATTGGCCGGCTTGCAGGGGCAGGTCAAACCTGCGGTGGATCAGGTGTGGATCGCCATCTTTGCCGGTGACCACGGCGTGGTTGCAGAAGGCGTATCGGCATTTCCACAGGAAGTGACCGGCCAGATGTTGCACAACTTTGTCACCGGTGGCGCGGCCATCAGCGTATTGGCGCGGCAGTTGAATGCGCAGCTGGAAGTGGTCGACCTCGGGACCGTCACGCCGTCGTTGGATCTGCCGGGTGTGCGTCATTTGAATATCGGCGCCGGCACGGCCAATTTCGTCAACGGCCCGGCGATGACCGCAGCGCAAGGGCGACTTGCCCTGCACGCCGGGCGTGACAGTGCGCACCGTGCGTTGCAAAGCGGCGCGCAGCTGTTTATCGGCGGCGAGATGGGCATCGGCAATACCACCGCCGCCAGTGCCTTGGCGTGCGCGTTGCTCGATTGCCAGGTGAGCGACCTGACCGGCCCGGGCACCGGCTTGAACGCCCAGGGCGTCAGCCACAAAGTGGCGGTGATTGAACGCGCGCTGGCCTTGCATGCAGCGCAACGTGACGACGCGTTGAACACGTTGTTCAACCTGGGTGGTTTCGAAATTGCCGCGTTGGTGGGGGCTTATCTGGCCTGCGCCCAGGAAGGCATCGTGGTGCTGGTGGACGGGTTTATCTGCACGGTCGCGGCGCTGGTGGCTACACGCCTGAATCCGGCGAGCCGTGAGTGGTTGGTGTTCGGCCACCGCGGCGCTGAGCCCGGTCATCGTCATGTGCTGCACAGCCTTGACGCGCAACCGCTGCTGGAACTGGGCCTGCGCCTGGGTGAGGGCAGCGGTGCGGCGCTGGCGGTGCCGTTGTTGCGCCTGGCCTGCGCGCTGCACGGGCAGATGGCGACGTTCGCCGAAGCCGCCGTGGCAGACCGCCCGGCATGA
- the cobC gene encoding alpha-ribazole phosphatase family protein: MTLHLDLLRHGETELGGGLRGSLDDALTAKGWEQMRAAVAEQGPWDRLVSSPLQRCALFAHELGARLWVPVSLEKDLQELHFGAWEGQSAAALMETDAEGLGRFWADPYSFTPPEGERVSDFSARVLGAVSRLHQAYATQRVLLISHGGVMRLLLAQARGLPREQLLNVEVGHGGLFSLQVTADGVLKEGV, from the coding sequence ATGACCTTGCACCTGGACCTGCTGCGCCACGGCGAAACCGAACTGGGCGGCGGCCTGCGCGGCAGCCTGGACGACGCGCTCACCGCCAAAGGCTGGGAGCAGATGCGTGCCGCCGTGGCAGAGCAGGGGCCGTGGGACCGGTTGGTCAGTTCGCCGCTGCAACGCTGTGCGCTGTTCGCCCACGAGCTGGGCGCACGGCTGTGGGTGCCGGTGAGCTTGGAAAAGGATCTGCAGGAGCTGCACTTCGGCGCCTGGGAAGGGCAGAGCGCGGCGGCGCTGATGGAAACCGATGCCGAAGGCTTGGGCCGGTTCTGGGCCGATCCTTACAGCTTTACACCGCCTGAAGGCGAGCGCGTCAGCGACTTTTCGGCACGCGTTCTCGGCGCCGTCTCACGCTTGCATCAGGCATATGCCACACAGCGCGTGCTGTTGATCAGCCACGGTGGCGTGATGCGGCTGCTGCTGGCGCAGGCGCGCGGTTTGCCGCGTGAGCAGCTACTGAATGTCGAGGTCGGCCATGGTGGGCTGTTCAGCCTGCAGGTGACGGCCGATGGTGTGCTGAAGGAAGGAGTCTGA
- a CDS encoding MFS transporter, translated as MTSMWRTSGWVLVGSALILALSLGVRHGFGLFLTPMSMEFGWGRETFAFAIALQNLIWGLAQPFTGALADRFGATKAVFVGGVLYAVGLVLMGMSDSAWSLSLSAGLLIGIGLSGTSFSVILGVVGRAVPPEKRSMAMGIASAAGSFGQFAMVPGTLGLIGWLGWSAALLALGLMVALILPLVAMLKDKPLPAMVGQQTLREALKEACSHSGFWLLAFGFFVCGFQVVFIGVHLPAYLVDQHLPATVGTTVLALIGLFNVFGTYTAGWLGGRMSKPRLLTALYLLRAVVIVLFLWAPVTEITAYLFGMAMGFLWLSTVPLTNGTVATLFGVRNLSMLGGIVFLFHQLGSFLGGWLGGVVYDRTGNYDLIWQVAILLSLLAAALNWPVRERPVARLQAQMEAA; from the coding sequence ATGACCTCGATGTGGCGCACCAGTGGCTGGGTTCTTGTGGGGAGTGCGCTGATCCTGGCGTTGTCGTTGGGCGTGCGGCACGGCTTTGGTCTGTTCCTGACGCCGATGAGCATGGAATTTGGCTGGGGCCGTGAGACCTTTGCCTTCGCCATCGCCCTGCAAAACCTGATCTGGGGCCTGGCACAGCCGTTTACCGGCGCCTTGGCCGACCGCTTCGGCGCGACCAAGGCGGTGTTTGTCGGTGGGGTGCTGTACGCCGTGGGGCTGGTGTTGATGGGCATGTCGGATTCGGCGTGGTCGCTGTCGCTCAGTGCGGGTTTGCTGATTGGGATTGGCCTGTCGGGCACTTCGTTCTCGGTGATTCTCGGTGTGGTCGGCCGCGCAGTGCCGCCGGAAAAACGCAGCATGGCCATGGGCATTGCCAGCGCCGCAGGTTCGTTCGGCCAGTTTGCGATGGTGCCGGGCACTTTGGGCCTGATCGGCTGGCTGGGCTGGTCGGCCGCCTTGTTGGCGTTGGGCCTGATGGTGGCGCTGATCCTGCCGTTGGTGGCGATGCTCAAGGACAAGCCGCTGCCGGCGATGGTCGGCCAGCAAACCCTGCGTGAAGCCCTGAAAGAGGCCTGCTCGCACTCCGGCTTCTGGCTGCTGGCCTTCGGCTTTTTTGTCTGCGGTTTCCAGGTGGTGTTTATCGGCGTGCACTTGCCGGCGTACCTGGTGGACCAGCATCTGCCGGCCACGGTGGGTACCACGGTGCTGGCGTTGATCGGCCTGTTTAACGTGTTTGGCACCTACACCGCTGGCTGGCTCGGCGGGCGCATGTCCAAGCCGCGGTTGCTCACCGCCCTGTACCTGTTGCGCGCGGTGGTGATTGTGCTGTTCCTGTGGGCGCCGGTGACCGAAATCACGGCTTACCTGTTCGGCATGGCCATGGGCTTTTTGTGGCTGTCCACCGTGCCGCTGACCAACGGCACTGTCGCGACGCTGTTCGGCGTGCGAAACCTCTCGATGCTCGGTGGGATTGTGTTTCTGTTCCACCAACTCGGTTCGTTCCTCGGGGGCTGGCTGGGCGGGGTGGTCTATGATCGAACCGGCAACTACGATTTGATCTGGCAGGTGGCGATTCTGTTGAGCCTGCTCGCTGCGGCCCTCAACTGGCCGGTGCGCGAGCGGCCGGTGGCGCGCTTGCAGGCGCAGATGGAGGCGGCATGA